In Phaseolus vulgaris cultivar G19833 chromosome 3, P. vulgaris v2.0, whole genome shotgun sequence, the sequence TGTGGATCCAGTATTTGAacaaagttttatattttttatttatttattttctaagttAACTTGggttagtattattatttacattttaatgGCTTTATTATGGTAGTGATCTTTGAATGTGCCACAAGcttgtaaatttatttatttttaatcaacgTTTAGAAAGTGATTCTAATGGTATTATAGTAGGTTTTAGATGCACAATTATCGCAAGAAAATGCTCTTTCAAGAAAATGTTTAGCCAAAGATTTGTGTACAAATTGACCAACATAACGTGGTCTGTTTTTCTTCTCTACATTTCTCTCAGATTTTGTATTCATGCATGACTCATCCAAAAGTAATTAACGAAGAAAGAGTGTGTACCCAACAcgtttctttttataaaaaaaaacaaaatgaaataaataaaaaatataaaggaatGTTTCAATTAAATTGacacaaaatttaaaagtttaaaagaaCTACTACTTAAACCTTTAGATGCCGTAATTTGTAGAAAATTCAGGCACAATATAGGGTTAGATGAACCAAGATTTTAAACCGTGTTCATAGAAGCATTATTTAACACTCATAGACTTATAATTaaactttgaaagaaaatttaTCTTGATTTAATGATGTTGACATTATTCACCTTTAGGAATTTAGTTGATATATTGTATAAagaaatttaatgattttcttgtagtatatgaTATATGaaagaacataaaaaaaatagtaaacaaaAAATCTTGATAATATATTTGTGTAGTAACATAGTATAAATGTATTAATGTGCATGAATCAAtttcttaatattgtgaggaaaACATAATTGTGTTCCACTAAAGCACTCATttgcaaatattttatttgcaGCTTCAGCTGGGTGAGCAaagtcataaaaataatattcattCCGATTTGCACAAGGTTTCCCTCCTTGGACACATGggtcaaaaatatttttgaaccctgaaaaagtaattaattaaagtaTGAGTTATGATCATAGTAGAGtacaaaaaaatacaagaacaaAAGAAATTGTTTACCAAAGTTTTCAGGAGAATTTCTTATTTTCTCGGAGAAGTTGTAATTATCCACATTAATGAAGAGTGAATGTGAGAGTTGGGTTTGCAATTCTTCGAGCTTCCTAGGAAGTTTATCTGAGTAGAGTTTAACCATTTGATTCACATCTTCATTGCAATTTTGTGAAAATGGTGTCCTTATAACACTTATAGGGGTGCACCCAATTTGACCAATTCTATTGATCACAAACTTTCGAGCTCCTAGATTATAAATTCTCtggaggaaaagaaaaaaatgaagaaggAAACATGTTTTTCAGATTCTTTGGAAAAAGTTGAACATTTATGACATACAACAAACTCAATCAAAATATCACAATTATTatatgtgaaaaaaataaagaaggatTTAATACCCATTTCTTCTAAAATTACCTTGATACGTAAAGTAAGTTGCTCAAGTAGGTAATTTGCATATTCTTCTGGATTAAGATTTTTATTGGTTCCACTTGGATTGAAATAATTCAACATGTAATCATTAGATCCAATTGATACAAGATATATGGATTTAGATAAGTAATCCCTTAGTTTTGTTTCGTTATGTATGATTCTTGGAAGATCGTTGGCAACGGTTgaggtgaaatattcaatttgTTTATCCAATGACAAGCACTCTCCCTTCAtcacaaaatgaaaatataagaaataaacgaattttttattaaattggggttgtttttggaaaaattaAGGATATGAAGAAGTTGTGTTTATTGTGAAAAAATCGTGAATGTGGTACGATTTCTGACATGAAAAAGTTAAGTTCAATTCAAACTGGTTACACCAAAGTCATGTCACATTAAAATGACTTCACTTTGACATGTTAGAAAAAGTCGTGTTACGTTGACACTACTTTCTCGTATCCGTAATTTTTCCAAAGACAAcctcattttaataaaaaaaagaggaTAAAACTTATTCACAAAATCGAAATAAAATGAGTGAGacagttttatttatttagaatctTACTGCTCTTGTTGAATTTAAGATTCCACATGAACCCGATGCATAGTTAATTCCTGTGGCTACTTGATGTCTCTCAGACTCAGACACCCCTAAGTATGGAGGCGACATTGGCAAACCCAACCTAATAGCTATAAATGAACCATAGATAGATGCATAAAAGTCCTCATAATTAATAACAACTTGTTCTTAGTTAATGGATTTTTAGCTTAATTACAAAATTTGATAATGAAGTTTATCTTtgtatagatagatagatagatatgtTACCAATAATGTCAGCAAAAGTTTTGCCATTGGTGAATCTGCCAGTGGAACAGTTGTTGAAGTCAATGCCATAGGGAAATACATTTGCTTTGGCAAgtgtgttgagattgttattgtTTCCAGCATCTACAGTTGAATCACCAAAAACATAAAAAGCTGGAGCAATCTTCTTTCTAGAATGTGAGGCATTGCCCAAAAATGCTAATTGTTGGGTTATGATTATGGATATAACCCACAAATTTTTCAAGCTTTTTtccattttgttttcttttgtttgttgGGTTAtgattatattttcttttaggttATGATTATGTTTAAATAATGGTTTTTCATGGTAAACATTACTATTTCAGAACCAAAAGTACAACTCAAATGTGTGTAGTATGCTTTGTTGTCTAACTCTCTTTTATTCCATAAACAGGATTttgttctatttttaatttttattctcCTTTCTTCTACTATGTTTTTCTGTTTATAATTATGTATGTGTTTCTTTAGCTACATCCCTCTTCtcctttttttctaaattttcaaaGTTATTTTTCATCTTTGGTATAAATAACTCCTATTATTTAGAACAAGGTAAGTACATAAAAAAACAATCCTATCTAATCAAATTCATTTTAtagtaagtatttttttaaatctctttattttaaattctttgtGTCTAGTAACAAGTGTTTCAAGGTTTTATTAGCTTTATTAGGTTGGTCAAATTGTATTTGTTCTAGTAGGAAGTTAATGACAAGCTTCTTGGAAGAGTAGTTGTTCGATTGTGTGCGATTTTGTACATGGGTTAGACCACCACTAAAGtagttcttatttatttattttttattactgacAAAAAATAGCTTTATTAGTTGAAAAATAATCATATATAAACTAGTTCATATTCATTTCAACACTATTTAATCTTAACTATTaacttttaagaaaataaattgtaaaaatgaaatataactTTTCCATTCAAATAACTTGATAACTAtaggtataattaccttatcCGTCCCTACTTTCTGGGGCAATAGTCAATTTAGTAtagtggttttaaaaaaaatcaatttcgtcCATATGTTTGTttaaatgtatgcaaaatggtTCTTTTTGTTAAGTCGCATCAAACGACATTAATGGttgcttatgtggcagagagaGGTGTTCACGTGCATTGTGAATTTAAAGACACATCAGATTGGGTTTGTGTGAGGTGGCATGAAATTGGGTTAGGGTTTCTTCTTGTGAT encodes:
- the LOC137808811 gene encoding GDSL esterase/lipase At2g03980-like, with the translated sequence MEKSLKNLWVISIIITQQLAFLGNASHSRKKIAPAFYVFGDSTVDAGNNNNLNTLAKANVFPYGIDFNNCSTGRFTNGKTFADIIAIRLGLPMSPPYLGVSESERHQVATGINYASGSCGILNSTRAGECLSLDKQIEYFTSTVANDLPRIIHNETKLRDYLSKSIYLVSIGSNDYMLNYFNPSGTNKNLNPEEYANYLLEQLTLRIKRIYNLGARKFVINRIGQIGCTPISVIRTPFSQNCNEDVNQMVKLYSDKLPRKLEELQTQLSHSLFINVDNYNFSEKIRNSPENFGFKNIFDPCVQGGKPCANRNEYYFYDFAHPAEAANKIFANECFSGTQLCFPHNIKKLIHAH